The Solirubrobacter pauli sequence TCCGGCTCTCGCCTTCGACGAGCCGGCGGTGGGCATGTCGGCCTCCGAGCGCGGCCGGCTCGAGGCGGCGCTGCGGGCCCTGGCCGACAGCGGCCGGGCGATCCTCGTCGTCGAGCACGACCTGCGCTTCGTCGCGGCGCTGGCCGACCGCGTGACGGTGATCGACGACGGGCGCGTCGTCACCGGCGACCCACAGGCGGCGATCGAGCGGGTGTACCTCACATGATCGAGGTCGCGCCCGGGACGATCGTCGCCGTCCTCGGCCACGACGGCGCGCCCGCGCGGGCCGTCCGGTGCTTCGCCGGCCGCGGCTACGTCCCGCCCGGGCGGCGCGTGTTCGGCTCCCTGACCGTCGAGGAGAACCTGGCCGTCGGCGCCTACGGCCGGCCCAAGCGCTACGACCGCGTCTACGACCGGTTCCCGCGCCTGCGCGAGCGTCGCCGCCAGCGGGCGGGCACGCTCTCCGGCGGCGAGCAGCAGCTGCTGGTGATCGCGCGGGCGTTGATGGGGGAGCCCGAGCTGCTCGTGCTCGAGGACCCGTCGGCCGGGCTCGCCCCGCCCGCGATCCAGGCGGTGGCCGAGGCGATCGCGGGCCTGACGGTGCTGATCGCCGACGAGCACCTCGCGCTCGCCCGGGCCGCGGCGCAGCGGGTCGTGCTGGTCGAAGGCGGTACGACGATCTTCGACCTGCCACGTGAGGAGGCGTTCGCGGACGTGCGCCTCGGCTCCGGCTTCCTGTCCTCCGGATGACCCTTTCGGACCAGCCCTCCGCGAGGTCGGTCACACGGGTCACACCCGCTCGTCTTCCCCTGTAGATGCACTCGTTCGACGAGCTGTACCTCCGGTACCGCGAGCCCGTCCTCGGCTACTTCGCACGCCGCGTGCGGGACCCCGAGGTGGCGGCCGACCTGATGGCCGAGACCTTCGCGCGGGCGCTGGTGCACCACCGCACCAACCCGTCCGGGGAACCGGTCGCGTGGCTGCTGGTGATCGCCCGCAACCTGCTGGTGGACAGCGCTCGCCGCGGGCAGGTCGAGGAGTCGGCACGGCGGAAACTCCACATGGAGCCGCTCGTGCTCGACGACGCCGACCTGCAGCGGATCGAGGAGATCGCGGAGGCGGCCGACCTGGCCGAGACCGTCCGCGCGACGCTGTCGGCCACGGAGTACGCGGCCCTCCGGGGCCGGGTCGTCGACGAGGAGTCATACGCCGAGCTGGCGCTGCGGATGCGCTGCTCGGAGGCGGTCGCGCGCAAGCGCGTCAGCCGCGCGATAGCCCACATGCGCACCGTGATCGAGGACGGAAGATGAGTGACTTTCTGGACCGCTACGGCGAGGAGCTCAAGCGGGCTCGCCGGCGTCAGCGCTGGCACCGGGTCCGCGGGTTCGGCGGGATGCCGACCCGACAGCGGTCCCGCCACCGGACCGCCGTGGTGGCCTTCGGCCTGGCGGCCGTCCTCGCCGCGGTCCTGACCGTCGCGTTCACGCACTCGACGACCCGGGTCTCGTCCAAGGCCCCCGTGGACGTCGCTTCCGCGGTGCCGCCCGAGAACGAGG is a genomic window containing:
- a CDS encoding ATP-binding cassette domain-containing protein, with amino-acid sequence MIEVAPGTIVAVLGHDGAPARAVRCFAGRGYVPPGRRVFGSLTVEENLAVGAYGRPKRYDRVYDRFPRLRERRRQRAGTLSGGEQQLLVIARALMGEPELLVLEDPSAGLAPPAIQAVAEAIAGLTVLIADEHLALARAAAQRVVLVEGGTTIFDLPREEAFADVRLGSGFLSSG
- a CDS encoding RNA polymerase sigma factor, translated to MHSFDELYLRYREPVLGYFARRVRDPEVAADLMAETFARALVHHRTNPSGEPVAWLLVIARNLLVDSARRGQVEESARRKLHMEPLVLDDADLQRIEEIAEAADLAETVRATLSATEYAALRGRVVDEESYAELALRMRCSEAVARKRVSRAIAHMRTVIEDGR